From the Eleutherodactylus coqui strain aEleCoq1 chromosome 7, aEleCoq1.hap1, whole genome shotgun sequence genome, one window contains:
- the LOC136572945 gene encoding NADP-dependent alcohol dehydrogenase-like, whose amino-acid sequence MSTAGKVIKCKAAVAWEPFKPLSLEEIEVAPPKAHEVRIKMVSSGVCGTDNSVLHQKMITPFPVILGHEGLGVVESVGEGVTNVKPGDKVIPLFVPECGQCRGCNSPNSNVCVKLDFGSGEHAGLMYDGTSRFSCKGKLIHNFAGTSTFTEYTVVSDISIAKVDANAPVEACLIGCGFGTGYGAAINTAKVTKGSSCAVFGLGGVGFSAIAGCKDAGASQIIGVGSHKEKFPKAMAMGATECVNTKDLEKPIHEVICEMTNGGVDFAIECAGHIPTMMTALQSTYPCNGVAVLMGVASPKDTMPLHPGLLLTGRTLKGSVYGGYKSAGITKLVQDYICKKFTLDFLVSSRLKLDQINEAFDMINNKTGIRSIMIY is encoded by the exons GTTATTAAATGCAAGGCTGCTGTTGCCTGGGAACCTTTTAAACCTCTCAGCCTTGAGGAGATTGAAGTGGCTCCACCAAAAGCTCATGAAGTCAGAATAAAG ATGGTTTCTTCTGGCGTTTGCGGAACTGATAACAGCGTACTTCATCAAAAAATGATAACCCCATTTCCAGTGATTTTGGGTCATGAAGGTCTTGGAGTGGTTGAAAGCGTAGGTGAGGGAGTCACTAATGTTAAACCAG GTGATAAAGTCATCCCACTGTTTGTCCCAGAATGTGGACAGTGCCGAGGTTGCAACAGTCCAAACAGTAACGTGTGTGTGAAACTTGA TTTTGGATCTGGTGAACACGCTGGACTCATGTATGATGGTACAAGCAGGTTTTCttgtaaaggcaaactgatccaTAATTTTGCGGGCACAAGTACATTTACTGAATACACTGTTGTGTCTGACATTTCCATTGCCAAAGTGGATGCCAATGCACCTGTTGAAGCTTGTCTTATAGGCTGTGGATTTGGAACTGGATATGGTGCGGCCATAAACACTGCTAAG GTGACAAAGGGTTCAAGCTGTGCTGTATTTGGCTTGGGAGGAGTTGGTTTTTCAGCAATAGCAGGATGCAAAGATGCAGGAGCTTCACAAATTATTGGAGTGGGATCACATAAGGAGAAGTTTCCAAAAGCCATGGCAATGGGGGCCACTGAGTGTGTAAACACAAAAGATCTTGAGAAACCCATTCATGAGGTCATTTGTGAGATGACTAATGGAGGAGTGGATTTTGCCATTGAATGTGCAGGACATATTCCGACCATG ATGACTGCTCTTCAAAGTACATACCCCTGCAATGGTGTTGCTGTACTAATGGGTGTGGCATCACCAAAGGATACCATGCCTTTGCATCCAGGTTTGCTTCTTACCGGGCGCACATTGAAAGGATCTGTATATGGAG GCTATAAGAGTGCCGGTATCACAAAACTGGTGCAAGATTATATATGTAAAAAATTCACTCTGGACTTTTTGGTTAGCAGTAGGCTAAAACTGGATCAAATCAATGAAGCATTTGACATGATCAACAATAAAACCGG GATTCGGAGTATTATGATCTACTAA